A single genomic interval of Musa acuminata AAA Group cultivar baxijiao chromosome BXJ3-4, Cavendish_Baxijiao_AAA, whole genome shotgun sequence harbors:
- the LOC135635960 gene encoding protein VACUOLELESS GAMETOPHYTES-like, which translates to MGCHNYHEHELKPDNMRRPYRCDGCEEMGFGPRYACAEHCGYLLHEHCANTRDTLAHPFFPGCVFHFLRSGDPNRRCDACGGDINGFVYHCFDQGWDLHPCCANLETMIHVQAEEENNMTLFLHEKETSKCCRCGKKKLNKRARSWMYVSGCKEYHFHVSCVKKDMIEHLENSFLGGKGAAAIGEVNESRDLEIKSLPGLQLARRRESGKKGRFAKFKKIVQIAISFIMAAFVGDPSAFVASLIVNFITNL; encoded by the coding sequence ATGGGTTGCCACAACTACCACGAGCACGAGCTGAAGCCAGACAACATGAGACGTCCTTACCGCTGCGATGGATGTGAAGAGATGGGGTTCGGTCCTCGATATGCTTGCGCCGAGCATTGTGGCTACCTTCTGCACGAGCACTGCGCAAACACTAGGGACACCCTCGCCCATCCCTTCTTCCCAGGTTGCGTCTTCCACTTCCTCCGCTCGGGCGATCCCAATCGCCGCTGTGACGCGTGCGGCGGAGACATCAATGGTTTTGTCTACCATTGCTTCGACCAAGGGTGGGACTTGCACCCGTGCTGTGCGAACCTGGAGACGATGATACATGTGCAAGCGGAGGAAGAGAACAACATGACACTGTTTCTACACGAGAAAGAGACTTCCAAGTGTTGCAGGTGCGGCAAGAAGAAGCTGAACAAACGTGCAAGAAGCTGGATGTACGTTTCAGGGTGCAAGGAGTACCACTTCCATGTGTCCTgtgtcaagaaggacatgatcgaaCATCTGGAGAATTCCTTCCTTGGTGGCAAAGGAGCTGCAGCAATTGGCGAGGTCAACGAAAGCCGAGATCTGGAGATCAAGAGCCTGCCCGGGCTTCAGCTTGCTCGCAGAAGAGAGAGCGGAAAGAAGGGAAGGTTTGCCAAGTTCAAGAAGATCGTGCAGATCGCTATCAGCTTCATCATGGCGGCGTTCGTCGGGGATCCGTCTGCATTTGTTGCAAGTCTCATCGTAAACTTTATTACTAATTTATAG